In one Culex quinquefasciatus strain JHB chromosome 2, VPISU_Cqui_1.0_pri_paternal, whole genome shotgun sequence genomic region, the following are encoded:
- the LOC119766723 gene encoding mantle protein-like gives MKAFVVLSMALAIATCTAVDSKKDKRSLWDLGDQWNHHGFDEYDHHHTKVHHHTKEIVTKKVHVPYPVDRHVPYPVEVVKKVPVHVDRPVPYPVEVVKKVHVDRPVPYPVEVIKKVPVIVEKKVHVDRPVPYPVDRPVPYPVEVIKKVHVDRPVPYPVDRPVPYPVEVIKKVPVHVDRPVPYPVEVIKKVPVHVDRPVPYPVEVVKKVPVEVIKKVHVDRPFPVDRPVPYPVKVPVHVDRPVPYPVEVTKKVPVHVDRPVPYPVEVVKKVPVHVDRPVPYAVDRPYPVEVVKKVPVDRPVPYPVDRPVHVDRPVPFPVEVTKKVPVPVDRPVPYPVEVQKHVAVPVVQKEYVEVPKPYAVHVEKPVPVLVENNHHHEQTHYQQQQQQQYQQQHHEEKHWNQH, from the exons ATGAAG GCGTTCGTGGTACTGTCGATGGCCCTGGCCATCGCTACCTGTACGGCAGTCGACTCCAAGAAGGACAAGCGTAGCCTGTGGGATCTGGGAGACCAGTGGAACCACCATGGGTTTGACGAGTACGATCATCACCACACTAAGGTGCACCATCACACCAAGGAGATTGTCACCAAGAAGGTGCACGTTCCGTACCCGGTAGACCGACATGTGCCATATCCAGTGGAGGTTGTAAAGAAGGTTCCTGTCCACGTTGATCGTCCGGTCCCTTACCCAGTGGAAGTGGTCAAGAAGGTCCACGTTGACCGTCCCGTCCCATACCCAGTGGAAGTGATCAAGAAGGTCCCAGTGATCGTGGAGAAGAAGGTCCATGTTGACAGACCTGTCCCATACCCAGTTGACCGACCGGTCCCCTATCCAGTGGAAGTGATCAAGAAGGTTCATGTGGACCGTCCCGTCCCATACCCAGTTGATCGTCCGGTCCCATACCCAGTGGAAGTCATCAAGAAGGTTCCCGTCCATGTGGATCGCCCTGTCCCATACCCGGTGGAGGTCATCAAGAAGGTTCCAGTTCACGTTGACCGACCGGTGCCATACCCAGTGGAGGTCGTTAAGAAGGTCCCAGTGGAGGTGATCAAGAAGGTTCACGTTGACCGACCATTCCCGGTTGACCGTCCCGTCCCATACCCGGTTAAGGTTCCAGTCCACGTTGACCGTCCCGTCCCCTACCCAGTGGAAGTCACCAAGAAGGTCCCCGTTCACGTTGACCGTCCCGTCCCGTACCCAGTGGAAGTCGTCAAGAAGGTCCCGGTGCACGTTGACCGTCCCGTCCCGTACGCCGTTGACCGACCATACCCGGTTGAGGTTGTGAAGAAGGTCCCCGTTGACCGTCCCGTCCCATACCCCGTCGATCGGCCCGTCCACGTTGACCGTCCCGTCCCGTTCCCGGTGGAGGTCACCAAGAAGGTCCCCGTCCCCGTTGACCGCCCTGTCCCATACCCGGTCGAGGTCCAGAAGCACGTGGCCGTCCCGGTTGTCCAGAAGGAGTACGTCGAAGTGCCAAAACCGTACGCAGTTCATGTCGAGAAGCCCGTCCCAGTGCTTGTGGAGAATAACCACCATCACGAGCAGACCCactaccagcagcagcagcagcagcaatatcagcagcagcaccacgAGGAGAAGCACTGGAATCAGCACTGA